The proteins below are encoded in one region of Equus caballus isolate H_3958 breed thoroughbred chromosome 18, TB-T2T, whole genome shotgun sequence:
- the UBXN4 gene encoding UBX domain-containing protein 4 isoform X1, translating to MLWFQGAIPAAIASAKRSGSVFVVFVAGDDEQSTQMAASWEDEKVREASSNSFVAIKIDTKSEACLQFSQIYPVVCVPSSFFIGDSGIPLEVIAGSVSADELVTRIHKVQQMHSLKGETSVANGSQSESSVSTPSTSFEPNNVSENSQSRNVELCETPPTSPDTKSDSATGGECSGLPTPSQEPSGCSNQRPAEDLTVRVERLTKKLEERREEKRKEEEQREIKKEIERRKTGKEMLDYKRKQEEELTKRMLEERNREKAEDRAARERIKQQIALDRAERAARFAKTKEEVEAAKAAALLAKQAEMEVKRDSSARERSTVARIQFRLPDGSSFTNQFPSDAPLEEARQFAAQTVGNTYGNFSLATMFPRREFTKEDYKKKLLDLELAPSASVVLLPAGRPTASMVHSSSGDFWTLLGTVLYPFLAIWRLISNFLFSSPPPAQTSVRAAALEPSNLGSSSNSEKREPVRKRVLEKRGEDFKKEGKIYRLRTQDDGEDENNTWNGNSTQQM from the exons ATGCTGTGGTTCCAGGGCGCCATTCCGGCCGCCATTGCGTCGGCCAAAAGGAGCGGCTCGGTCTTCGTGGTGTTCGTGGCAG GTGATGATGAGCAGTCAACACAGATGGCTGCAagttgggaagatgagaaagtgaGAGAAGCATCTTCAAACAGTTTTGTTGCTATTAAAATCGATACCAAAAG TGAAGCCTGCCTACAATTTTCACAAATCT ATCCTGTAGTATGTGTCCCATCCAGTTTCTTTATTGGAGACAGTGGAATTCCCTTGGAAGTAATAGCAGGAAGTGTTTCTGCAGATGAACTTGTTACCCGAATTCACAAAGTCCAGCAG ATGCACTCATTAAAAGGTGAAACATCAGTGGCAAATGGCAGCCAGTCAGAAAGTTCAGTCTCTACTCCGTCCACCTCATTTGAACCTAACAACGTTTCTGAAAACTCTCAGTCCAGAAATGTAGAGCTTTGTGAGACACCACCCACTTCTCCAGATACAAAGTCAGATTCTGCAACAG gAGGAGAATGTTCAGGCCTTCCCACTCCATCTCAGGAGCCTAGTGGATGTTCAAATCAGAGACCTGCGGAGGACCTCACCGTCAGAGTGGAAAG attaaccaaaaaacttgaagaaaggagagaagagaaaaggaaagaggaagagcag AGAGAGATTAAGAAGGAAATTGagaggagaaaaactggaaaagagaTGTTGGAttataaaagaaagcaagaagaagaattaacaaaaagaatgttagaggaaagaaacagagaaaaggcagaagatAGGGCAGCTCGAGAGCGTATAAAACAGCAGATTGCGTTG GACCGTGCAGAGAGAGCTGCTCGTTTtgcaaagacaaaggaagaagtaGAAGCTGCTAAAGCTGCTGCCTTGCTGGCCAAACAAGCAGAAATGGAAGTCAAGAGGGACTCTTCCGCAAGAGAAAGAAG cACTGTTGCAAGAATTCAATTCCGTCTTCCTGATGGTTCTTCCTTTACAAATCAGTTCCCTTCTGATGCTCCTCTAGAAGAAGCAAGGCAGTTTGCTGCACAG ACTGTTGGCAACACTTACGGTAATTTTTCATTAGCAACCATGTTTCCCAGGAGGGAATTTACCAAAGAAGATTATAAAAAGAAGTTACTGGATTTGGAACTTGCCCCAAGTGCTTCAGTGGTACTGTTGCCA gCAGGAAGACCAACTGCATCCATGGTACATTCTTCCAGTGGAGACTTTTGGACGTTGTTGGGGACGGTGCTTTACCCATTCCTTGCCATCTGGAGACTGATTAGCAACTTCTTGTTTAGTAGTCCTCCTCCTGCACAGACCTCAGTGAGAGCAGCAGCATTAGAACCTTCAAACCTTGGATCGTCTAGTAACTCAGAAAAAAG GGAACCAGTCAGAAAAAGAGTGCTGGAGAAAAGGGGGGAAGACTTTAAAAAGGAGGGGAAGATATATAGATTGAGGACTCAAGATGATGgtgaagatgaaaacaacacTTGGAATGGAAATTCTACTCAACAGATGTAG
- the UBXN4 gene encoding UBX domain-containing protein 4 isoform X2 — protein MAASWEDEKVREASSNSFVAIKIDTKSEACLQFSQIYPVVCVPSSFFIGDSGIPLEVIAGSVSADELVTRIHKVQQMHSLKGETSVANGSQSESSVSTPSTSFEPNNVSENSQSRNVELCETPPTSPDTKSDSATGGECSGLPTPSQEPSGCSNQRPAEDLTVRVERLTKKLEERREEKRKEEEQREIKKEIERRKTGKEMLDYKRKQEEELTKRMLEERNREKAEDRAARERIKQQIALDRAERAARFAKTKEEVEAAKAAALLAKQAEMEVKRDSSARERSTVARIQFRLPDGSSFTNQFPSDAPLEEARQFAAQTVGNTYGNFSLATMFPRREFTKEDYKKKLLDLELAPSASVVLLPAGRPTASMVHSSSGDFWTLLGTVLYPFLAIWRLISNFLFSSPPPAQTSVRAAALEPSNLGSSSNSEKREPVRKRVLEKRGEDFKKEGKIYRLRTQDDGEDENNTWNGNSTQQM, from the exons ATGGCTGCAagttgggaagatgagaaagtgaGAGAAGCATCTTCAAACAGTTTTGTTGCTATTAAAATCGATACCAAAAG TGAAGCCTGCCTACAATTTTCACAAATCT ATCCTGTAGTATGTGTCCCATCCAGTTTCTTTATTGGAGACAGTGGAATTCCCTTGGAAGTAATAGCAGGAAGTGTTTCTGCAGATGAACTTGTTACCCGAATTCACAAAGTCCAGCAG ATGCACTCATTAAAAGGTGAAACATCAGTGGCAAATGGCAGCCAGTCAGAAAGTTCAGTCTCTACTCCGTCCACCTCATTTGAACCTAACAACGTTTCTGAAAACTCTCAGTCCAGAAATGTAGAGCTTTGTGAGACACCACCCACTTCTCCAGATACAAAGTCAGATTCTGCAACAG gAGGAGAATGTTCAGGCCTTCCCACTCCATCTCAGGAGCCTAGTGGATGTTCAAATCAGAGACCTGCGGAGGACCTCACCGTCAGAGTGGAAAG attaaccaaaaaacttgaagaaaggagagaagagaaaaggaaagaggaagagcag AGAGAGATTAAGAAGGAAATTGagaggagaaaaactggaaaagagaTGTTGGAttataaaagaaagcaagaagaagaattaacaaaaagaatgttagaggaaagaaacagagaaaaggcagaagatAGGGCAGCTCGAGAGCGTATAAAACAGCAGATTGCGTTG GACCGTGCAGAGAGAGCTGCTCGTTTtgcaaagacaaaggaagaagtaGAAGCTGCTAAAGCTGCTGCCTTGCTGGCCAAACAAGCAGAAATGGAAGTCAAGAGGGACTCTTCCGCAAGAGAAAGAAG cACTGTTGCAAGAATTCAATTCCGTCTTCCTGATGGTTCTTCCTTTACAAATCAGTTCCCTTCTGATGCTCCTCTAGAAGAAGCAAGGCAGTTTGCTGCACAG ACTGTTGGCAACACTTACGGTAATTTTTCATTAGCAACCATGTTTCCCAGGAGGGAATTTACCAAAGAAGATTATAAAAAGAAGTTACTGGATTTGGAACTTGCCCCAAGTGCTTCAGTGGTACTGTTGCCA gCAGGAAGACCAACTGCATCCATGGTACATTCTTCCAGTGGAGACTTTTGGACGTTGTTGGGGACGGTGCTTTACCCATTCCTTGCCATCTGGAGACTGATTAGCAACTTCTTGTTTAGTAGTCCTCCTCCTGCACAGACCTCAGTGAGAGCAGCAGCATTAGAACCTTCAAACCTTGGATCGTCTAGTAACTCAGAAAAAAG GGAACCAGTCAGAAAAAGAGTGCTGGAGAAAAGGGGGGAAGACTTTAAAAAGGAGGGGAAGATATATAGATTGAGGACTCAAGATGATGgtgaagatgaaaacaacacTTGGAATGGAAATTCTACTCAACAGATGTAG